The following proteins come from a genomic window of Dehalococcoidia bacterium:
- the tmk gene encoding dTMP kinase — MIICFEGIDGCGKSTQVNIIAGVLRQKGYNPCIVKHPGQTEFGAQVRKIILEGVQPVSDLAHRLLFWADFFESMEQYRSEECLIFDRHPRYSNYAYGGGMVQHGEEQRSLVKTLRLRQLIMLDDVLKESYPVPDKTFIIDVPVGEAMKRIEQRGEKTIIESRGRLYFNDVRRAYQSFVKGVLDEAFDEVILIDGTGTVEQITSDILSHMGM, encoded by the coding sequence ATGATAATATGTTTCGAAGGCATCGATGGATGCGGCAAAAGCACCCAGGTGAATATCATAGCCGGCGTGCTGCGCCAGAAAGGCTACAACCCGTGCATAGTAAAACATCCCGGTCAAACTGAATTCGGCGCGCAGGTGAGAAAGATAATCCTCGAAGGGGTTCAGCCGGTTTCGGATTTGGCTCACCGGCTGCTGTTCTGGGCAGACTTTTTTGAAAGCATGGAGCAGTACAGAAGCGAAGAATGCCTGATTTTCGACAGACACCCGAGGTACAGCAACTACGCTTATGGTGGTGGAATGGTACAACATGGGGAAGAGCAACGTTCTCTGGTAAAAACGCTTCGTCTGAGACAATTGATTATGCTTGATGATGTGTTAAAGGAAAGTTATCCAGTCCCGGACAAGACGTTTATTATCGACGTTCCTGTCGGTGAAGCCATGAAAAGAATAGAGCAACGAGGGGAAAAAACGATTATTGAAAGCAGAGGAAGGCTGTACTTTAATGACGTGCGTAGAGCGTATCAATCGTTCGTTAAAGGGGTACTTGACGAGGCGTTTGATGAAGTCATTCTGATCGATGGGACGGGCACGGTGGAGCAGATTACAAGCGACATCTTAAGCCACATGGGGATGTAA
- a CDS encoding JAB domain-containing protein, with product MKENLWDDDVLEKYTVRKKKPLACIARENAVKYGVGCNRAELPEILAALIGVVPDETMNALLSENIQKLADKSEEELMSLPGVGKEKALRLTAAFELARRLMKAAPAELPVIKSPQDVASLFMDEMRYLEQERFRVLLLNVKNRLIGEADIYVGTLNSTPAHPREVFRQAIRRNAAAVILVHNHPSGDPEPSREDVDVTKRLVDVGKTIGIEVLDHVVIGDGRWLSMKAKCLI from the coding sequence ATGAAAGAAAATTTATGGGATGACGACGTATTGGAAAAATATACGGTGAGAAAAAAGAAGCCGTTAGCCTGTATAGCCAGAGAAAACGCGGTAAAATACGGCGTCGGCTGCAACCGCGCCGAGCTTCCTGAAATACTTGCCGCCCTCATAGGCGTCGTTCCGGACGAAACCATGAACGCATTGCTGTCCGAAAACATACAAAAATTAGCCGATAAATCCGAAGAAGAGCTGATGAGCCTGCCTGGGGTCGGCAAAGAAAAAGCATTGCGCTTAACAGCGGCGTTTGAGCTTGCCCGAAGGTTGATGAAAGCAGCGCCGGCAGAATTGCCGGTTATAAAAAGTCCACAGGACGTTGCTTCTCTTTTTATGGATGAGATGCGTTACTTAGAACAAGAGCGTTTCCGGGTGCTTTTGCTGAACGTTAAAAACCGTCTTATTGGTGAGGCGGATATATATGTAGGCACATTAAACTCAACACCAGCGCACCCGCGCGAAGTGTTCAGGCAGGCTATTAGGCGAAACGCAGCGGCGGTTATCCTGGTGCACAACCACCCCAGCGGCGATCCCGAACCTAGCAGGGAAGACGTCGACGTAACAAAAAGACTTGTTGATGTGGGGAAGACAATCGGCATCGAAGTGCTGGATCACGTTGTCATCGGAGACGGCCGCTGGTTGAGTATGAAGGCGAAGTGTTTAATTTAA